One Flavobacterium sp. 90 DNA segment encodes these proteins:
- a CDS encoding amidophosphoribosyltransferase: MSDALKHECGIALVRLLKPLEYYKEKYGTAFYGIQKMYLMMEKQHNRGQDGAGFASIKLDVEPGQRYISRVRSNHAQPIQDVFKQINERISEELKAQPEIGDDVQKIKSEIPYVGELFLGHVRYGTFGKNSIESVHPFLRQSNWMHRNLILAGNFNMTNVKELFENLVELGQHPKEMADTVTVMEKIGHFLDKEVMQLYQDCKAEGYSKREASPVIADRLDIAKILTRSAKNLDGGYAMAGLLGHGDAFVFRDPAGIRPAYFYQDDEVVVVASERPVIQTVFNVPFESVQEIDPGNALIIKKSGKVTMEQILEPTVKKACSFERIYFSRGSDAEIYQERKDLGKLILPAVLESIDSDTDNTVFSYIPNTAETSFYGLVEAAQDFLNQRKNNYILANRNTLTAETLQELLAVKIRTEKVAIKDAKLRTFITEDSSRDDLVAHVYDVTYGVIKPTDNLVIIDDSIVRGTTLKMSIIKMMDRLNPKRIVIVSSAPQIRYPDCYGIDMAKLEGLVAFRAALALLKERNLYHIVDEVYAKCKAQENYIDSDVVNYVTAIYDQFTPEEVSDKIAEMLSSPEINAEVKIIFQKVEDLHIACPKNLGDWYFTGDYPTPGGNRVVNRAFMNFYEGKDARAY; the protein is encoded by the coding sequence ATGAGCGACGCTTTAAAACACGAATGTGGTATAGCCTTAGTTAGACTTCTTAAACCGCTTGAATATTACAAAGAAAAATACGGAACTGCTTTTTACGGGATACAAAAAATGTATCTAATGATGGAGAAGCAGCACAACCGTGGTCAGGATGGTGCCGGTTTTGCAAGCATTAAACTTGATGTTGAACCAGGACAACGCTACATAAGCAGAGTTCGTTCAAATCACGCACAGCCTATACAAGACGTTTTTAAACAAATCAATGAGCGAATTAGTGAAGAATTAAAAGCTCAGCCTGAAATTGGTGATGATGTTCAAAAAATAAAATCAGAAATCCCGTATGTTGGTGAACTATTCTTAGGTCACGTTCGTTACGGAACTTTCGGAAAAAACAGCATCGAAAGTGTACACCCATTTTTACGTCAAAGTAACTGGATGCACCGTAACCTTATTTTGGCAGGAAACTTTAACATGACGAATGTTAAAGAACTTTTCGAAAATCTGGTTGAACTTGGACAACATCCAAAAGAAATGGCGGATACTGTTACAGTTATGGAAAAAATTGGTCACTTCTTAGACAAAGAAGTTATGCAATTGTACCAGGATTGTAAAGCCGAAGGTTATTCCAAAAGAGAAGCTTCTCCGGTAATCGCAGATAGATTAGATATTGCTAAAATATTAACCCGTTCTGCAAAAAACTTAGACGGAGGTTATGCAATGGCTGGTTTACTTGGTCATGGTGATGCTTTTGTTTTTAGAGATCCAGCAGGAATTCGTCCAGCTTATTTTTACCAAGATGACGAAGTAGTTGTTGTAGCTTCTGAAAGACCTGTTATTCAGACTGTATTTAATGTACCTTTTGAAAGTGTTCAGGAAATTGACCCAGGAAACGCTTTGATTATCAAGAAAAGCGGAAAGGTTACAATGGAGCAAATCCTTGAACCAACAGTTAAAAAAGCATGTTCTTTTGAAAGAATCTATTTCTCTAGAGGAAGTGATGCTGAAATTTATCAGGAACGTAAAGACTTAGGTAAATTAATTTTACCCGCAGTTCTTGAATCAATTGACAGCGATACAGATAACACCGTTTTCTCTTATATTCCAAATACGGCAGAAACTTCATTTTACGGTTTAGTTGAAGCTGCTCAGGATTTCTTAAATCAAAGAAAAAACAACTATATTTTAGCTAACAGAAACACTCTTACTGCCGAAACTTTACAGGAATTATTAGCTGTAAAAATACGTACAGAAAAAGTTGCAATTAAAGATGCTAAACTTAGAACCTTTATTACTGAGGATAGTAGCCGTGATGATCTTGTCGCACACGTTTATGATGTAACTTACGGAGTAATCAAACCAACTGACAACTTAGTTATTATCGATGACAGTATTGTTCGTGGTACAACGCTAAAAATGAGCATCATAAAAATGATGGATCGTTTAAATCCTAAACGTATCGTAATCGTTTCATCGGCACCACAAATTCGTTACCCTGATTGCTACGGAATTGATATGGCAAAACTTGAAGGCCTTGTAGCTTTTAGAGCAGCATTAGCTTTATTGAAAGAAAGAAACTTATACCATATTGTTGATGAAGTTTATGCAAAATGTAAAGCACAAGAAAACTATATCGATAGTGATGTTGTAAATTATGTTACTGCAATCTACGATCAATTTACTCCTGAAGAAGTTTCAGATAAAATTGCCGAAATGTTAAGCTCTCCGGAAATTAATGCTGAAGTAAAAATCATTTTCCAAAAAGTAGAAGATTTGCATATTGCATGTCCGAAAAATCTTGGAGATTGGTACTTTACAGGTGACTATCCAACTCCTGGAGGAAATCGTGTTGTAAACAGAGCTTTTATGAATTTTTATGAAGGAAAAGACGCTAGAGCGTATTAA
- a CDS encoding PfkB family carbohydrate kinase — MNKLLIVGTVAFDAIETPFGKTDKILGGAATYIGLSASFFNLQSAIVSVVGDDFPQEHLDLLTSKNIDISGIEIVKGGKTFFWSGLYHNDLNSRDTLVTELNVLADFQPKVPQNYKDADVVMLGNLHPLVQSSVLDQMEKKPKLVVLDTMNFWMDCALPELLDVIKRVDVITINDEEARQLSGEYSLVKAANKIQELGPKYVVIKKGEHGALLFHNREVFFAPALPLEDVFDPTGAGDTFAGGFSGFIAQSENISFGNMKNAIIYGSNLASFCVEKFGTERMESLSKAEVAIRLQQFKSLTQFDIEI; from the coding sequence ATGAATAAATTATTGATTGTTGGAACGGTTGCTTTCGACGCGATTGAAACTCCTTTCGGAAAAACAGATAAAATATTAGGTGGTGCTGCAACATACATTGGTTTATCAGCATCATTTTTTAACTTACAATCGGCCATCGTTTCTGTAGTTGGTGACGATTTTCCACAAGAACATTTAGATCTTTTAACTTCAAAAAATATTGATATCTCTGGTATCGAAATTGTAAAAGGCGGAAAAACCTTTTTCTGGAGCGGTTTATACCACAACGATCTAAATTCAAGAGACACTCTTGTAACTGAATTAAACGTTTTGGCAGATTTTCAACCAAAAGTCCCTCAAAACTATAAAGATGCTGATGTTGTGATGTTAGGAAACTTACATCCTTTAGTACAAAGCAGTGTTTTGGATCAAATGGAGAAAAAACCAAAATTAGTAGTTTTAGACACTATGAACTTTTGGATGGATTGCGCTCTTCCTGAATTATTGGACGTAATTAAACGTGTAGACGTTATCACAATCAATGACGAAGAAGCAAGACAACTTTCAGGAGAATATTCATTAGTAAAAGCAGCAAACAAAATCCAGGAATTGGGACCAAAATATGTGGTGATCAAAAAAGGAGAACATGGAGCGCTTTTATTCCACAACAGAGAAGTTTTCTTTGCTCCGGCTTTACCATTAGAAGATGTTTTTGATCCAACAGGAGCAGGAGACACTTTTGCAGGTGGTTTTTCAGGATTCATTGCGCAAAGCGAAAACATTTCGTTTGGCAACATGAAAAACGCAATTATTTACGGATCTAACTTGGCTTCATTTTGTGTGGAGAAATTTGGAACCGAAAGGATGGAATCTTTAAGCAAAGCAGAAGTAGCGATTCGATTACAACAATTTAAGTCGTTAACTCAGTTTGACATAGAAATATAA
- a CDS encoding superoxide dismutase, whose product MAFELPQLPYAYDALEPHIDARTMEIHYTKHHNAYTTNLNAAIAGTDLEGKTIENILINLDKSNAAVRNNGGGFYNHNLFWTVMSPNGGGLPTGDLLTAIEASFGTFDEFKAKFAKAGATQFGSGWAWLTVQKGGKLEVVGTPNQDNPLMPEVAGNGGTPILGMDVWEHAYYLNYQNRRPDYIEAFFSVINWTEVARRFALDK is encoded by the coding sequence ATGGCTTTTGAATTACCACAATTACCTTATGCATATGATGCATTAGAACCACATATCGATGCACGTACAATGGAAATCCATTATACAAAACACCACAATGCATACACTACAAATCTAAACGCAGCTATCGCTGGAACAGATTTAGAGGGAAAAACAATCGAAAATATCTTAATCAACTTAGATAAATCAAACGCAGCAGTTCGTAACAATGGTGGAGGTTTTTACAACCACAATTTATTCTGGACTGTAATGTCTCCAAACGGTGGTGGATTACCAACTGGTGATTTATTAACTGCAATCGAAGCTTCTTTTGGAACTTTTGACGAGTTTAAAGCAAAATTTGCTAAAGCTGGAGCAACACAATTTGGTTCTGGATGGGCTTGGTTAACAGTTCAAAAAGGAGGAAAATTAGAAGTTGTAGGTACTCCAAATCAAGACAACCCATTAATGCCGGAAGTTGCTGGTAACGGTGGAACTCCAATCTTAGGGATGGATGTTTGGGAACACGCTTACTATTTAAACTACCAAAACAGAAGACCAGATTATATTGAAGCTTTCTTCAGTGTAATTAACTGGACAGAAGTTGCTAGAAGATTTGCTTTAGACAAGTAG
- the pth gene encoding aminoacyl-tRNA hydrolase produces MIKWITKLFSSTQKEENIDNMKKYLIVGLGNIGAEYVNTRHNIGFKVLDFLARKEGLSFETVKLGALAEYKFKGRSFFLLKPNTYMNLSGKAVKYWMDKENIPLENILVITDDLNLSFGTIRIKPKGSDGGHNGLKNINLVLNTQQYTRFRFGISDQFKKGQQIDYVLGDWDEEEKAKLPERLEVASEIIKSFGTAGLENTMTSFNGK; encoded by the coding sequence ATGATAAAATGGATAACAAAACTGTTTTCATCAACACAAAAAGAAGAGAACATAGACAATATGAAGAAATATTTAATCGTAGGTTTAGGAAATATTGGTGCCGAATACGTAAATACAAGGCATAATATAGGATTTAAAGTCCTGGATTTTTTAGCCAGAAAAGAAGGGCTTTCATTTGAAACTGTAAAGCTTGGTGCTTTGGCAGAATACAAGTTTAAAGGAAGAAGCTTTTTTCTGCTTAAGCCAAACACTTATATGAATTTAAGCGGTAAAGCTGTAAAGTATTGGATGGACAAAGAAAACATTCCGTTAGAAAACATTTTGGTCATTACAGACGATTTAAACCTGTCCTTCGGAACTATTCGTATCAAGCCAAAAGGAAGTGACGGAGGTCATAACGGACTTAAAAATATCAATTTGGTTTTGAATACACAGCAATATACCCGTTTTAGATTTGGTATTAGCGATCAGTTCAAAAAAGGGCAACAAATTGATTACGTTTTGGGTGATTGGGATGAAGAAGAAAAAGCAAAATTACCGGAACGTTTAGAAGTTGCTTCAGAAATTATTAAATCTTTTGGAACAGCGGGATTAGAGAATACGATGACAAGCTTTAACGGAAAATAA